ATTTCTACCTGATTCTACATAGAAATTCTAATGTAGTCGTTGTGACCTACTTCAATCAGTTTGTTGAAACATAAAACAGGGGAAAGCCATTATAACTTAATTgagttacattgacttaacatacaATTTCCATTAATGCTTGCTCAGGATGGACACATTCGACACGTGCACCTGCTCATGAGTTCAATCAAAGTGACAATCGCAATTGACAGCAAtactcttcagcacaatggtaaccacaaaattttATGACTGAAAAAATCGACAGAGTTGACAGAGTCCTTACtataaccaggaagtatgaccatattagcccagtcctgtcaacactgcactgggtccctatcaaacattgtatatattttaaaatattgcttattacttataaagtcctgaatggtttagcacctcagtatttgaatgagctccttttacattatactcctctacgtccgctacgttctcaaaactcaggcaatttgataatacctagaatatcaaaatcaactgcgggcggcagatccttttgaTTTTCTGAATATTAAACATTGACACAAACTACCAAAATCTTTCCCTTTACTGATTAACCCTAAATTTACTCTCCTAAAGCAGTCCCTGGCAAAGCATGCTACAGATGCATCACCCAGGGCTTCATGTATAATCGTGAGCTAAGTTGATCGTAGAGACCATGGTGGCAAAGGCTCTACGATCTACTTAGGCTTACGATGCTAAACGCTGCCATGTGCAGTGTATTTCCCAGCATGATTTGCCAGGGACTGCATTAGGAGAGTAAATTTAGGGTTATTTGATGCTTTTTTCAGGGAACATTGCTGATAGTTTATGATAATGTGTAAAGTTCAGTTATGTTGGACATTTAGAGTTGTTTCTGTGACTgcattttgtggttaccattgtgctgaagagtaGCACTTGTGCTTTAGGCTGTGGGCTCTAAATGTTTTGCTCCTAATCCAACTACACTGTACAGATCACACATTTTTCCtgagataaattaataaattgtcttTAACAATATTAGATTTCTGTTTGTAATTAgtttatgcaaaaacaaaaactatatttggatttaattttaaaaatgtggaTATTCCTGTCAGGACACTGGTTTGATCATCAGGACTTCtgttgtgttatgtcttaagtggttAATTCCACTCACTCTGTCTTCACAGCTGCACCTCATCCTAATTAGTGttccagctcacacacacacacacacctgtctctcaATTTCACATTGATTTTCTTCTATACTTATGcttctctctttctgtgcttCTCTGTCAGTGTGTCTTGGCTACCATCCGTTTCACTACTGTCCTTAAAACTATTGTGCTCAAGTTGTGCCTAGTTGTCATGCCCTGTTTGTTCATTTAatcttgttttttgtctttttggtgTACCCAGTCCCGTACACAGTCCAGTTTTGGATTCCTTCCCTGGTTGCTGATTGTCAGcgtttgttttggattattgcCTTTGTTTTGGACTACTGTCTTTTTGGACtattgcctgtttttgttcaataaatttTGGCAAACTGCGAATCTGCTCTTGGGTCCCTTTTTCTCCCAGCAACCCTAACAATTCCAAATGAAAAATGATTTGtaacaagttaaaaaataaaaaaaagaagttatatGATCTTCTTCTTAAATCATctttttactataaaaataacaacatagtTTTTGCAACCTAAAATGTGGAGCATTCACACACTAACTTTAGTTGAGGATGTTTGCCGATATGGCTGCCTTTCTGTGTTGTACCGGTGGTCTGCCAGTTTCTCCTGCATGAAAAGTGTCAAGAAAAACTCCTTGCCATGATCCACCCTGACCTGGTCCCAAATGCCATATTCTAACACAGCACTTCTGCAAGACAACAAAGGCATATTCATATAGGTTAGATggtacactatgcacaaaatacACATTAATCAATATGTttgaatatgatacatttttcagggcAAATGCTCAGATAACAGTTTAATCAAGTTTACGAGAATTAACTTAAGTTTATGATCTTTATCCATTACGTCCTCtaccaacaaaacaaacaactggGATTTATTATTGaacttaaattttatttcattaacttCCTATTTTTTCCCAAAAGTTTTGGATGAATATGATTATGGCCTGTTTCTGGACTACAATCTGCAATTTCCTTTTATACAATAATATATGCATAGTTAAGACGGGCTTCATTACAGGGCTGGATTTCTTAAACTATACCTTGTCCTTAAGTTGTACTTTAATGTTAATACGTGATTCGTGAAAAGTTCTTAGTTAAGTATACCTTCTGTAAGACATTCGtttgtaaggttggtctggaccactCTTAGCTATCTATACCTTATCACTGTTGAAAGTGCCAGTCTGCTAATGGCCACCACTGCAAAAAGCCTCTTTACATCTCTGCCTATATGAATATAATTCTGAAATTGTAATAAAACTAGTGATCAATTAGGctaaattaattttgttcatgCAAAGAATACAATTGTAATTACACTGATGGTTGttatctttttaattaaatatctaaAAGGTCCATACTTCATCAGCTGGCAAACCATTAGGCAGTAAAGGCTTAGGAGTCTATTTAAAGGCAAGCTATGGCAGAGATACAGAGAATAGTTGTGCCAAATCAAAGATGGCACCTTCTGCAGAGCCATTTAGTGTATGTGCTCCGTTTCAGTCGTAAAAACTTTAGTCCACTGGCTACTATGTCAGAAgcagcaattaaaaaataaaactgcctGCACAGCAGCAAATTCAGCAGCTTTTAGATCTTGTTGGCCCGACACAAGGGCCAAAATGTGGCATTGCCCCCACAAATCTGATTTATGCCCCCTCAGTTTCAATTTGTTCCCCCTCCACCCCTGAAACAGGGTTGATTTGAACTCTTTTTATGCATACATTACCAATTTGATTTGAACGTTCAGTGCATCAATGCTAAATTCAAACGTGCTTTTGGGAAATCCAGCTTTATCGGGAAATCCAGCCCAGATTATCGTAAATTTATGGAAGCATATCAAActaccccaaaaaaataaaaaatacacagacAAGAAAATTTCAAGTTACCTGTAAACATCTTGATATATGACCAAGTTGTTTTTTACTGGCATAGTGGAATGTCCAACAATTTTACTGGAGAATCCATCTATAGCTGCTACATGTGTCACACCAAACATGACCATCTTCTCATTTTGGTCTATGTGTAATTTGTGACCCATGTAGTCAGCGCTGTAAGGCACTGGATTTATGTTCCGACATCCCTTTGTAGTCAAAATATTACATGCACAtgtaaaaaacagaaaagaaattaCAGAGACAGTGATGAATATGTATTCCCTACACTAAAAATATCATGTAACATCAACACAATTTTACAGGATTTCTCTGTTACaattttacattaatgttagaATTCTTTTTGTAGTCGCCTTAATGCATgccatttaaaggaacactccacctttttttgaaatagggcttttTCACCTTCTTTCCTACATTTAGACAGGTGggcaaatgtatttttgtctcagtgcatgtccatttcttttactgtttctgaataaaagcgttttctagcaacatcataaaaattacaattcaacAAAATATGCTTAATAGTCAAAGGAACTTTACATGAAAGACATAAAGGAGGAACTTCGCCTATTAATAAAAACCCATGGGTAAGTCTTGAATGCCCCAGTCTACACCTAGTAAAGACAACTTGATCATGTCTTGATTTAAAATTGAACTAATATAGTTGAGCCACCAAAAGGTTGATGTATGTTTGGACCATATGCATTAAAGCTAACAAACTTTTTCAAAGACAAAGGACTGTCTGGTGACAAATGAGTTTCTTGGAGGCAAAAAGCAAAAGGGTTGAGAATCATAACTAGTCGTTGAAGTTCTGCAAAATTTGCCTTTGCTCCACGACAGTTCGCATACACTTTGACAAAAATGCGTTTGCCCACCTGTCTAAATGTAGGAAAGAcggtgaataagccctatttcaaaaaacggtggagtgttcctttaaaccaACTTAAATAGTAGACAACACATTTTGCCagaatacaaatataatacacatatataaaatataatattacaacacCTACATTGTATCGAGCTATATGATAGGGCTGATTAATGCTTCGAAGCAATTGTCCCACTCTGCCTTCTGACGCTTTAACTCCTTTTGAAACCAGGTACCCAGTCATCATTTTCCTTCCATAGGTTGGTCCAgtctaaatgttaaaaataattaacttgCAGATCACAAATTTATCCCACTAAAACGAATAGTGGTAAAAATTACACAGAGAAAGGCTCAAAATGTAGACACATAGGCTTTTGCTCTTCAGCCAATAGGAATTCGGAGTTTACACGCATACTTGAtagttatgaaaattaaccatggttttactacaaataaaaccaaaaatccatggttactatagttaaaccatggtaaccaaaaattgaccatggttttgctaaattaaccatagtttaaccatggtatttgtagtaaatctgtggttatacaaatggtagtcaacatgccaaaaaaccatgggttactacggttttactataataaaaccatggttatttttcgtaagggttgtgGTGCTgcttcaacttttctttttttaaacgaataataataataataataatacacatacgtGCTATCTATCATTGATATGCaacttgtaaatataaaaaaagcaaattatAATTAGTGTCAGGTATACAGTCTACTTGTAGCTGGTCGTTTTggttcatgattatgaaaatgcaAAGCCATAAGTAACAGCATactacattttgttttatgttgcTTACCTCAGTAATTGCCTTTGCAACATCTACCTCTAGTTGGGAATCCTGTACACGGATTCTCTTTAACCCCCGTTCAGCACAAAAGCGGCGTATGTTAGCTTTTGATGCGCCCCTTGAAATGCCACATTCAAATCGAAGAAAATCTGACACTTGCTCGTCCGTGCGTCCATCATTTATCATTCTTTGTATAAGATCTAAGTACGGGTCCAGTTTTGACTCCATGCCACAGCAGAAAACTCAACTCACATCAACGAAATTACCGCCAAATCTGACGACCACGACTGATAAATATTAATTAGGCTACGTCGAGTTGTGACGTTGAGGCCAACCCCGCCTTGATAATTGAAACGTAACATTCATAACGAAAATACGAAATAATTCAACTTGATGGAATTGAAATGcgtaaaacgtaaaaaaaaaaaaaaaaaaaaaaaaaaaattgatcacTCTTTCCTACAGTTTTCCTTCAATACTTTCAGCTCATTTTCAATATGCAGCTCAGTTTCACAATTTATAACTGTCAGAGCAGAGCGAAGTGGAGCCCAATAGGCTCTATGCACGGCGGTGAAtgggaataaaaaatgtttcaagatattgtgtgtgtgtgtgtgtgagagagagagagagagagagagagagagagagagagagagagagagagagagagagagattacatatCCACATACATTAATCAAATAAGCCAGAAGTCTGCTCTTtcttaaggcaaaaaaaaaagataagataaTTCTTAGTGAACAATCAGAATGGTGAAAATTGCATGTAAATGGAAGTAAAGAGTTTTGCTTGTCTCGTGTAAAAATCTTACTGTGCCTGAAGTCATGGCTTATTCTAGATATAATTTAAGTAATCCAGGTTTGGCCTAAAATAATTTTCGGTTATAAATTTTCATGTCCATATGCAGTCAAGAAGCCATGTCATGTCCCTGTATGTGTATTATTTCATActtacaagaaaacatttttcagtgATGATTGTGGTGATGATGTCAGAAAATCTAGAACTCTCCTGATATGCTCATGTGAGAATACggttttgtttttcaaaagttAATCTTCTTAAAATTGTGCTTATAAATTGTCATGTGCAGATGTTCCTTTTTCAGctaatttaaaagttaaaaagtgaAAAGTACTTAAAACTAACCCAAATGGTGTCTAAAAAAACATGCTATTTTATgcatacatttgtaaatatttgtgttcataaattctgttttaatgtgaaataaatgcACCATTTCTGACAGGAAAGCTTTTCTGCTGATGAGGAGGGTAatgatttaaaaagatttttgaagAACTTTCCAGAGACTCATGTGAGATACAGTTTAATAATTGTGTAGTCTATCTAGTCTTATACTTATTTTAAAGCACACACTTCTTATGTCTCAATTAGTGCAATACTTAGATTGCAGAAACCACAGTGCCGTTTGTGAGGGAAGCATATGAGAAAGAGTGTTGTATCAGCgtggaaaaaatatattcaaatgccaAAAACACTAATGAAGAATCCCTATACTGCATACTTGACAGCCTCAGACATCCAAACTGGCTTCGAGTGACTTGTTTGATCTTATCAGTCTCCACTGTCCTGATTCAACCAATGTTGTTCCAGATAATTTATACAAGTTCATGAAATCCTTTCACTGTGACAGTTTTAAAGACCAGATGACAAATGGTCAAGGACAAAGTGCAACTCacaaaatgttgaaaacatattTGGTGGCACTATTTACAAATCTTTCGGTGCACAAAATGACCCAAAATTGATGAATATTCCACTGTCATGGAAGGTTGAATGTGTTTCAGTTTTAAAATCTTTTCACATCTGGCCAGATCAAGTCACAATCAACAAGCTCCTCCCTAATCTGAGGGCAAAGCATGTTATTCTAGGCAGTTTGTGGTTTGGGCcaagaaaaaagacagaaattaactattttctttaatcattTAATTGTGAAGTCTTGAAAACCAAGGGTTTCCTTGCCAGTGGAAAGGATAAAAATCAGTAGTGCATGTTTACCATTTGCTTTGCATTTGCGATTCAGTGCTGAGAATGTCAAGCATTGTGTTATCAAAagggtaaaacatttataaaagggTAATGGGTTTACAAGCTGGATTGACATATTATTTATATCTATGGTAAAAAAGTATACTCACCTCTTGAATGTTGAAATGTCTTGGATGTTtgcatacatttataattttgaaatGGTGAGTAATGGTTGTTTACTGCCTATAATATTCTTACCCACTACAACTagtaatactatttatttatttatttatttatatgtattgtttgtttgttttattgctgcCAACAGCTATTATATAAAAAGTAGTTGTACTTGTatctaattaaacaaaaataaaactgcaaaatatcAGACTTTTACTGTCTTTACATTATTTTTGAATCCAAAACCTgttggtttatttgtttatttttcatttttttttaagttatttgtcATTTGCAGGAAATAAACCCTGCAGGAAGACAACTTTCcttcttgtacattttttttatttctgcatgaGGTGCACATTGCCAGATTCCATTTGGTCTTTGTTTCATTGTGTTCACCTTTTGTTTGCTCATTTTCAGCTGACCCAGTTTTcccatgtgtttatttttcattcaccTGTCCCTTGTTGCTCTCCTAGCTTGTTACTCCTCGTTTGGTTTACTATTTACTGTCCCATGTTTCCAGTTAGTTGTCCTTGCAGCACaagtgaaaaatatataatgtaatgtccTGCATGTTGTCAATATGCCATGCATAATTTCATCATTCCCATGAAATGACAATCATCATTCCCATGATATGGTCAATATGGTCATGGTGATGGGGTTCATAGGTTATTTTAGTAAGGGTGATTttgttttttaggtttttttttattttgtcccaCTAGATAAGTAAACCTGCATCACTTATAGGCTACAcgtttaatttattaacatgtGATCGTGTAACAGATAAATAGCCTAATCTGCAgttctatttatatattatatgggAAACTCTAGGAATATGAAGTTAACATGCTATCACTTTATATTGCTTCAATGCAACTTATATTCAAAAGCAGTGTCAGTGTCTTCCATGTCCTCTAACAAAAATTGTAGCCTATACCGTTATACTCGATTTCTGGAACTATAATTACTTTAGCTGATTACTGCCTGGGTTCGGCTACGTAAAGCAATAGgctaccattaaaaaaaactcttaagagttttttttttttaaataatttatttgaacttgAAAAAGCTTTGCTAACCAAAATAAATAACCAATTCTTTTAAAAACGACCTTCACGTTAGTAGGCCTATTGTCGGCACTTGTCATTATCGGAAGTATCCATGTATGGTCCATATACAGATCCATCCGCCCCTCCATTACATTTGGATAAAGTGCCATCGCCATTCATTGCCAGATTGGATCTGCTATAGAGGGTTAATTACTTACTTGCAAAGATGAATTATCTTTTGTTTAAAGGTAATAAAAGAGTATCTTTGAAACTGGAGGACATGCGGGCCGAGAAAATCGCAAGGATTTTCCAGGTGTGTTCAATAAGCCAATGGAGTTTAATTGGTTGTTAAACATATCCGAGGCGATAAATGCGACACGCCACGTGGGACGTTTGAGGCCTACTTAATTTGATCATGCATGTTTGGTTTACATTTTATAGGTGGATACGGCAAATCTCTATTTAACGGACTCGGCCAATGTAGCTTTGTTTCCATTGGACAATGGCGATTTCTGCAGTGTAGATTTGGATGACAGGGGCCATTACGAGGTCCACGGGGGTGAAAGGCCAGCTCTAGCAACGCCTCAACGCAGTTTTGCATTTATGCAGTCGCCGTCCAGCTCACCAACACAAGCTTTTAACTTTACCCCGCCACCGAGAGCGAGTACTGTGAGATCATATCAaaggtaaatgtatttatttttctttattatgaaACCATGTAAGTTCTATCCATCGAAATGACTAATACAGTATCCGGCGAAATAATTATCGATTATGATTTGTCATTACTGTGACAAGCCCTTTCTAAAATATCCATCCAAATGaatcaatacaaaataaaaggaTGGTTAAATGAGGGGTGGATCtcttttcattgtagatggatgcTTAAACCATGTCCACCTCAAGTATCTAAATAGAATAGTTCTGAACTCTTTGTATTCAACACAAAATATTTTCAAGCAAGTGTTACAATTAACGTCACCTATGGCATAAGTTGTAACCTTTGCAATGTCAGTTTTGGTGTAAATGAATTCTAGGCTATGAGAACCGTATACTCTAGAAACCATGTGAGTGTTCATTTTGGTCTCAACGCAATTGACCCCATCTTCTTGACGAGAAActtgggttcgggggaacctgactgcccttcCGGAACGTTCGCAGCTGGCTACACCAtggaagcgtgtgtgtgtgtgtttttttttttttttttttttttttttttttttttttgtggtattgAACCAAAACCAAAATGTTCAGTGCTGCCTTTTTTTGCTCTCCCTAGATTTCAGATTTGGGTGTGGAGAGGggaaaaaattgtttttgctcCATACCtacaaagatttaaaaaacaccacACGCAATACTTTTTATGTACACTATATTTGGTAGGCTCGTGTATCATGTCAGCAATTTTGAATTTCCTCTGCATTTTTGGCCATTTCGAGGCATCATCAACGAATGCTTCCCAGACTTTTAATCAGATCAACATGATATTTGGTCAGTctcatctaaaggcctttgcacagtgcatttatttattattattattatttttttttcatagatccATACACCTGTCAGAAATCCGAGACGGGCGACTTGAATCCAGCAGAGTTGTGGTGGTGCGCTTCATAGAGTCCGAAGCAAATGTACCCAGCATGCTGGACAAAATTAAACTGGCAATGGGTAACAGTGACACTTATGTTATTACTGATGCTCAAGGTAATGAGGTCTTGGAGTCAGAAGGCACAACTGGTAAATATGATTTTGGTTTCTCATTACCTTTCTACAATTGTGATGATCCAGACTTTAATCAGTATTGTCAATACAGGTTCGTGTTATTGGAGGCAGAATTCAAGGAAACTTCATGCTGTGGAAAGGGCTGCATTCAGGCAGTGGCAGCTGAGGAGGGCTCAAATGAGGTAATGAGATTATGAAGTGTGGTATATCGCATGCATCAAATGGTAACCTTTAGGGATGTAACAATGTCACcctatcacaataaaaaaaataaaactatgtatCATAGATTGTAGTGATCTGTATTGTGTTTGATCACACAAAATGAGTTGCCGTGAGAATCAATTTTACAGAGTTTGTCAGTACATGTAGGCCTGTTGAGAGTTCTCGAGCCACGACGCATGTGCGAAAACTGGGAACTGTAGCACTTAGGGCTATGTCAGGACGTCATCTTCTCAGTTCTCGCACAAGCGTCATTGCTCTCGTGAACTCTCTCATCAGGCCTAACCTGAAGAAAATGAATAGTTGAATAGTTATTTGGTTTTTCTTTTTGTACAAATTATTAGTTGCTTGATAACTTAAGGTTGAGCCACTGAAGTTACTTTTTACTTACTTTCTGGGCCGGCCAGTTTTAATTATATAGAAGCCTATAGAGGAGTGATCCAGTGCTCCGATTTAATAAAAaactatcttaatttgtgtttcaaagatgaacaaaatgagggtgagtatttactgcgttttcatttttggttgaaataaCACTTTACCACAGCGGTGTTACGCATGTAACGCTGCACTCATTTGCAGTCACTAAAGTTTATTTGCATTAGTTTTAAAGCCTTGCCGCATGTTATTCTGAAATGTTTACACAAAGCGTGCACCCTAAAAGACTGCCAAATAGCACTTGATTACTGGATCTCCCTTTCACATTTAATAATGCCAAATACACAAACACTGTTGGTTTGGTCTAAAGTAAATGGTTGGGATAAAATAAAACTCCATCTGATGTTTTGTGAGTCTTAAAGGGGAAGCAGTAAATGTCCTGCTGCTTGACCTTTTAAGGGATAGCTCAACTATAAAAATGAGAATTCACTCTCACATGTTCTGAatccatattaatatatttatgctgAACCAAAAAGATTTTCACAAATTTGGACCATTATATTTGACAAAGTTGCTGGTCTCCatttacttccatagtattttttttttttttttttctattatggaagtcaatgggaaccagcaAATATTTGATTACGTACATTCTTCCAAATAATTTGAAAAGGGGGAAATTGGTTTTGCTGTACTGCTCAgtcctttgaaaaataataaaaccaacatgagttttttttttttttttttttctggagagaAGAAAAAATTCTTGATTTTTGCCTACCCCTATCTGTATGTCCTTTGACGTAATCCCAACAACCGGAATCATTATTTACTAAATTGGGGTTAAACAATACCAACTAAATCATGAGGAATGCATTTCTTTACACTTATTACTTATGGTTTCCAACAGGTAAATACAGGTTTCATACATTTGATGAAAAATTTGACACTTAACTgtctcatgtgtgtgtgtatatgtgatttcattaATAAAGTTGTTTTCCTCATAGCCGAAGACATCCGGACACCTCTGCACTGCAAGACCTGAAACAACAAGTAGAAGAATTATTGGAGGCCTCCCAGGGACTGGAGGCTGTATCCCAGCAAATCCAGAGCATTGTCTCCAGTGCAGAGAGAGCTATGACAAGAACCATTGGGACGGCCCTAAAGGAAACTTTTTCATGTTCAATTTGCACTGGTATGAAAATTGACTTGGCTCCACACACCAGCCTGTTTGTCTTTTTATATAAAGTTTTTCAGTAAATCTGCACAATGTTATAATTATCTAATAAGCATTATATGGTGGATCCTTATCACATTGGGCTTCATTTTGGCATTGATGTGGATTTTGTCTGG
The sequence above is a segment of the Carassius gibelio isolate Cgi1373 ecotype wild population from Czech Republic chromosome A20, carGib1.2-hapl.c, whole genome shotgun sequence genome. Coding sequences within it:
- the LOC127938031 gene encoding uncharacterized protein LOC127938031, translating into MESKLDPYLDLIQRMINDGRTDEQVSDFLRFECGISRGASKANIRRFCAERGLKRIRVQDSQLEVDVAKAITETGPTYGRKMMTGYLVSKGVKASEGRVGQLLRSINQPYHIARYNGCRNINPVPYSADYMGHKLHIDQNEKMVMFGVTHVAAIDGFSSKIVGHSTMPVKNNLVIYQDVYRSAVLEYGIWDQVRVDHGKEFFLTLFMQEKLADHRYNTERQPYRQTSSTKVSV